In Methanococcoides sp. LMO-2, a single window of DNA contains:
- a CDS encoding 4Fe-4S binding protein: protein MMIKINIAADIVTKPILAESIMETGALLNISQAHFDPTRGEVVAEITSDQFRKIKDSLVGKGAEVLVLDTPISRDEEECVECGACISVCPVKVFSFADDWSLEVDSDKCIQCGTCIKMCPHNALTLGH from the coding sequence ATGATGATAAAGATAAACATAGCTGCGGACATCGTTACAAAGCCCATACTTGCAGAATCAATTATGGAGACCGGTGCACTGTTGAACATTTCTCAGGCACATTTCGACCCTACCCGTGGTGAGGTCGTGGCAGAGATAACTTCCGACCAGTTCCGGAAGATAAAGGACTCTCTTGTTGGCAAGGGCGCTGAGGTGCTTGTGCTTGACACTCCGATCAGCAGGGATGAGGAAGAATGTGTGGAATGCGGCGCTTGTATCTCTGTGTGCCCTGTAAAGGTATTCTCATTTGCAGATGACTGGAGCCTTGAGGTAGATTCAGACAAGTGTATCCAGTGTGGTACCTGCATTAAGATGTGCCCGCATAACGCTTTGACACTCGGTCACTAA
- a CDS encoding homocysteine biosynthesis protein, with translation MVKKTIHEINDRIRDGSVNVVTAEEMVDIVGELGAEGAAKEVDVVTTGTFGAMCSSGVWLNFGHSEPPIRISKMWLNDVEAYSGVAAVDAYIGATQQSQSKGMDYGGAHVIEDLVRGNSIDIHGISPGTDCYPRKVIDTTINIYDLNQAIMLNPRNSYQKYNAATNSTNHTLHTYMGALLPHNGNVTYSGAGVLSPMHNDPNYETIGTGTRIFLGGTQGYVVGEGTQHSPAAGFGTLMLKGDLKEMSPEYIRAATFKGYGSSLYVGMGIPIPVLNEDIAKATAVTDDDIVTNVLDYGVPSRDRPVLRTVTYGELRSGSIDINGKEVPTSPMSSFKKSREIANELKQWIRNGEFFVSMPVERLPRDTACNAMKQTNANPHVMDIMSSDVTTIREDAGFHDAAKVIMEKQFNHLPVVDSGNHLVGIVTAWDISKAVAKDEHNLVKDIMTRKVVTASPDEAVDVSAFKLDSNNVSALPVIDSNRHVVGIVTSDDISKLLARRH, from the coding sequence ATGGTCAAAAAAACAATTCATGAGATCAATGACAGGATACGTGATGGCAGTGTTAATGTTGTAACTGCCGAAGAAATGGTCGATATTGTTGGCGAATTGGGGGCAGAAGGTGCCGCTAAGGAAGTGGATGTTGTAACTACAGGTACCTTTGGCGCCATGTGCTCATCAGGCGTATGGTTGAACTTTGGTCACTCGGAACCTCCTATCAGGATAAGCAAAATGTGGCTCAATGACGTGGAAGCGTATTCCGGTGTTGCTGCCGTGGATGCCTACATAGGTGCGACCCAGCAATCCCAGTCAAAGGGAATGGACTATGGTGGTGCTCATGTAATAGAGGACCTTGTCCGTGGCAATTCCATTGATATACACGGGATTTCCCCCGGAACTGACTGCTATCCCAGGAAGGTCATTGATACGACCATCAACATATATGACCTGAATCAGGCGATCATGCTCAATCCTCGTAACTCATACCAGAAGTATAATGCTGCGACCAACAGCACAAACCACACTCTGCACACTTATATGGGCGCTTTGCTGCCCCATAACGGAAATGTAACTTACTCCGGTGCCGGTGTCCTTTCGCCGATGCATAATGATCCAAACTATGAGACCATCGGTACAGGTACACGTATCTTCCTCGGAGGGACTCAGGGTTATGTTGTAGGAGAAGGTACTCAGCACTCACCTGCAGCAGGCTTTGGTACTCTGATGCTCAAAGGTGACCTCAAGGAGATGAGTCCTGAATACATCCGTGCTGCAACTTTTAAAGGTTATGGCTCATCACTCTATGTTGGAATGGGTATTCCTATCCCTGTCCTCAACGAGGATATTGCAAAAGCTACTGCTGTAACAGATGATGATATTGTTACAAATGTCCTGGATTATGGTGTCCCGAGCAGGGACCGTCCGGTTCTCAGGACAGTAACATATGGTGAACTTCGCTCAGGTTCCATAGATATCAATGGTAAAGAGGTTCCGACCTCTCCAATGTCAAGCTTCAAGAAATCCCGTGAGATAGCCAATGAACTAAAGCAATGGATCCGTAACGGTGAGTTCTTTGTAAGCATGCCTGTGGAGCGTCTTCCCCGGGATACCGCCTGCAATGCAATGAAACAGACCAATGCCAATCCGCATGTGATGGATATCATGTCCTCTGATGTGACAACAATCCGGGAGGATGCAGGTTTCCATGATGCTGCCAAGGTAATTATGGAAAAACAGTTCAACCACCTGCCTGTGGTGGATAGTGGCAATCACCTTGTTGGTATTGTAACCGCATGGGATATCTCAAAGGCAGTTGCAAAGGATGAACATAATCTTGTAAAGGACATAATGACGCGGAAGGTCGTTACTGCAAGCCCGGATGAGGCCGTGGACGTCTCAGCTTTCAAGCTGGACAGCAACAATGTCTCTGCACTCCCGGTTATCGATTCAAACAGGCATGTGGTGGGTATAGTCACAAGTGATGATATCAGCAAACTGCTTGCAAGGAGGCACTAA
- a CDS encoding sensor histidine kinase, with translation MNEEQDVSMGICGKVDLESVLKQSLEEIKNSAETKALLESIINRSPAVIFFWSAEDDRPVEFVTENVERFGYNKDDFVSGTLPYHNILHPDDREDVRNAISTSVAEGKEQFNCEYRLLTESEDVRWVYESTLIERNTDQSVSHFYGIIFDITHRKLAEKEIADNERDISVLYSAVTLASESLDIDDLLSEILMEIGDLLDIEAGGVYIIDHDQMEANLRAHIGPEGELASSISYSKEEDMFKNVADLPKHATISEEVVRRGSRFVTRNNLTFYLYSHDKVVGFVLLLTSDKDSLNEKNIKVLEHVGKHIGIAIENAQLFEKTQGDYEDLRSVDKMKNEFFANLSHELKTPMISIKGFSELLGEGKFGPLTTEQKRANDAVVRNAEKLRSLIDSLLYMSMEKEGKYKYNFTTVSVRRFIGNSIEVARAHAGANNIVFKEDIPENISNICGDEERLSTALNNIIDNAVKFMSEGEVTVSVQDEPDQIHIRVKDNGIGIPKDEVDKVFDSFYQVDGSLTRVYGGTGLGLHVTKRIIDVHNGKIWLKSLEGFGTTVHITLPK, from the coding sequence ATGAATGAAGAACAAGATGTGTCTATGGGTATTTGTGGAAAGGTCGACCTGGAGTCGGTCCTAAAGCAATCACTTGAAGAAATTAAAAACTCAGCCGAGACCAAGGCTCTGCTGGAATCTATCATTAACAGAAGCCCTGCAGTGATCTTCTTCTGGTCTGCAGAAGATGATCGTCCTGTAGAGTTTGTCACAGAGAACGTTGAAAGGTTCGGATACAATAAGGATGATTTTGTATCTGGTACTTTGCCTTATCACAATATTCTGCATCCGGATGACAGGGAAGATGTCCGGAATGCCATCAGCACTTCGGTTGCTGAAGGAAAAGAGCAATTCAACTGTGAATACCGGCTTCTGACAGAGTCTGAGGATGTCAGGTGGGTTTATGAGAGCACGCTTATAGAGCGGAACACTGACCAAAGCGTAAGTCATTTCTATGGAATTATTTTTGATATAACGCATCGCAAGCTTGCTGAAAAGGAGATTGCGGATAATGAACGTGATATTTCTGTACTGTATTCCGCGGTAACTCTGGCATCAGAGTCGCTGGACATCGATGACCTGCTATCGGAGATCCTGATGGAGATCGGTGATCTTCTGGACATCGAGGCAGGAGGCGTATATATTATTGATCACGATCAAATGGAGGCAAATCTCAGGGCGCATATAGGGCCTGAGGGGGAGCTGGCATCCAGTATATCTTACTCTAAGGAAGAGGATATGTTCAAGAATGTTGCAGACCTCCCGAAGCATGCCACCATCTCTGAAGAGGTAGTCCGGAGAGGTTCACGCTTTGTAACAAGGAACAACCTTACATTCTACCTTTATTCTCACGATAAAGTGGTTGGTTTTGTTCTCCTGCTGACCTCTGATAAGGATTCGCTCAATGAGAAGAACATAAAGGTCCTTGAGCATGTTGGCAAACACATTGGTATTGCCATCGAGAATGCCCAGCTGTTCGAGAAGACGCAGGGTGATTATGAGGACCTCCGTTCTGTCGATAAGATGAAGAACGAGTTCTTTGCAAACTTAAGCCACGAACTGAAGACGCCTATGATATCTATCAAAGGCTTCAGTGAGCTTCTGGGTGAAGGAAAGTTCGGTCCATTGACAACCGAGCAGAAAAGGGCTAATGATGCTGTTGTAAGGAATGCTGAAAAGCTCAGGAGCCTTATCGATTCCCTTCTTTACATGAGCATGGAAAAAGAAGGTAAATACAAATACAATTTCACCACCGTTTCAGTCAGGAGATTCATAGGCAATTCTATAGAGGTTGCACGCGCTCATGCAGGTGCGAACAACATTGTCTTCAAGGAAGATATCCCTGAGAACATTTCGAACATATGTGGTGATGAAGAGCGCCTGTCAACTGCTTTGAACAATATTATTGATAATGCGGTCAAGTTCATGTCCGAAGGGGAGGTCACTGTTTCTGTCCAGGATGAACCGGATCAGATCCACATTCGTGTGAAGGATAATGGTATTGGAATTCCCAAAGATGAAGTTGATAAGGTCTTTGACAGTTTTTACCAGGTGGATGGCTCTCTTACAAGGGTCTATGGCGGTACCGGTCTGGGTCTGCATGTTACCAAGAGGATCATTGATGTCCACAACGGTAAGATCTGGCTGAAGAGTCTGGAAGGGTTTGGCACTACTGTGCATATCACATTGCCAAAGTAA
- a CDS encoding peptidylprolyl isomerase — protein sequence MAIEKGDVIKLSYTGKFDEEQIFDTTNEELAKENEIYNPRGMYGGDVVIVGAGHTIAGLDEDIAGKEVGFTGTVIIPPEKGFGAHDPKLVENVSITKFTDQKAYPGMNIEIDNKRGTVTKVIGRRVRVDFNHPLAGKEVTYDYTIEEKLEDINEQVQGLLALYTGIPDLEVEVNDKKVAITVPAMLSFNQRWLMAKGRVASELVEYVGLEEVSYVEKYPLPTPEPAAEEEAEEVTESEE from the coding sequence GTGGCAATAGAAAAAGGCGATGTTATTAAACTATCATACACCGGAAAGTTCGATGAAGAACAGATCTTCGATACAACCAATGAAGAACTTGCAAAGGAGAACGAGATTTACAACCCACGCGGCATGTACGGCGGCGACGTAGTTATCGTTGGTGCAGGACACACCATTGCAGGTCTTGACGAAGATATCGCAGGCAAAGAGGTCGGATTCACAGGTACAGTTATAATACCACCAGAAAAAGGCTTTGGCGCACACGACCCAAAACTTGTTGAGAACGTTTCCATTACAAAGTTCACAGACCAGAAAGCATACCCTGGCATGAACATCGAGATCGACAACAAGAGAGGAACAGTCACAAAGGTCATCGGCCGCAGGGTACGTGTTGATTTCAACCACCCACTCGCAGGCAAGGAAGTTACCTACGACTACACCATCGAAGAGAAGCTCGAGGACATCAACGAACAGGTACAGGGCCTTCTTGCACTCTACACCGGAATTCCTGACCTTGAAGTAGAGGTCAATGACAAAAAGGTAGCTATAACCGTACCTGCAATGCTTTCATTCAACCAGCGCTGGCTCATGGCAAAGGGAAGGGTCGCAAGCGAACTTGTAGAATACGTAGGTCTTGAAGAAGTAAGCTACGTTGAGAAATACCCGCTTCCAACCCCTGAACCTGCTGCAGAGGAAGAAGCTGAAGAAGTTACAGAAAGTGAAGAGTAA
- a CDS encoding molybdopterin-dependent oxidoreductase, which yields MASGCVSSDTNNGSDGTYDGEAETLEYQGVKLTPISEQRDNSIKGTPQININNYFLTVDGMVDDPQFLTYEQITSYPNVSKLVMLDCVEGWSYVAKWTGIPVKTLLDEAGVQDGATTVIFYSADGYSTALELDYLVENNIILAYELNDVTLPRDHGYPFQLVAEDKYGYKWAKWVTGIEVTDEPYEGYWESRGYNNNADVGGPRFD from the coding sequence ATGGCCTCTGGATGTGTTTCTTCTGATACCAATAATGGTAGTGACGGCACCTATGATGGTGAAGCGGAAACACTTGAATACCAGGGTGTAAAACTGACTCCGATCAGTGAGCAGAGGGACAATTCCATAAAGGGAACTCCGCAAATAAATATCAACAACTATTTCCTGACGGTCGATGGAATGGTGGACGATCCGCAGTTCCTGACGTACGAACAGATCACTTCTTACCCGAACGTTTCAAAGTTGGTTATGCTTGATTGTGTTGAAGGCTGGAGCTACGTGGCAAAATGGACCGGTATTCCCGTAAAGACCCTTCTTGATGAGGCCGGTGTTCAGGACGGTGCCACCACTGTGATATTTTATTCTGCAGATGGCTATTCCACAGCTCTTGAGCTGGATTATCTTGTAGAGAACAACATCATCCTTGCTTACGAACTGAATGATGTGACACTCCCAAGGGATCATGGTTACCCGTTCCAGCTTGTGGCAGAAGACAAGTATGGCTACAAATGGGCCAAATGGGTTACCGGCATTGAGGTCACTGATGAACCTTATGAAGGCTACTGGGAAAGCAGGGGCTACAACAATAATGCCGATGTTGGCGGGCCAAGGTTTGACTGA
- a CDS encoding class I SAM-dependent methyltransferase yields MAETKAVLHRFNRFSRFYDIVEGIVEQIAFKRWRPTVFSKVEGRCLEVGFGTGRNFRYYPKEKDVRMVAIELSPGMAARSKERAKGIDIDLILMDAQHLAFKDNAFNSVVMTLVLCSVPDPVKTVEECVRVCKPAGKIIDLEHVRSSNRLIAFMQDIITPVTNMLVALNINRDTPGNLKKGGAIIIEDRHMTFIDIFRLIVSRPEK; encoded by the coding sequence GTGGCAGAAACAAAAGCAGTGCTTCATCGATTCAACCGCTTTTCTCGATTTTATGATATTGTGGAAGGCATAGTAGAACAGATTGCCTTTAAACGATGGAGACCAACGGTTTTCTCAAAAGTCGAAGGCAGATGCCTTGAGGTAGGTTTCGGCACAGGAAGGAACTTCAGATACTACCCAAAGGAGAAAGATGTACGCATGGTGGCCATTGAACTTTCCCCGGGAATGGCAGCAAGATCGAAAGAGAGAGCAAAAGGTATTGATATTGATCTTATACTGATGGACGCCCAGCATCTCGCATTTAAGGACAATGCCTTTAATTCTGTAGTGATGACGCTTGTACTTTGCTCAGTCCCTGACCCTGTAAAAACTGTGGAAGAATGCGTGAGAGTTTGTAAGCCGGCTGGAAAGATCATCGACCTGGAACATGTTCGCTCCAGTAACCGTTTGATAGCTTTCATGCAGGACATTATCACCCCGGTAACAAACATGCTCGTTGCCCTTAACATAAATAGGGATACACCTGGCAATTTAAAAAAAGGAGGAGCAATCATCATAGAAGACAGGCACATGACATTTATTGATATATTCAGGCTTATTGTCAGCAGACCAGAAAAATAA
- a CDS encoding DEAD/DEAH box helicase — protein sequence MSFDNLNLIYPLQRALSEEGYVEPTPIQELSIPHLLNGRDMIGIAQTGTGKTAAFILPILHNMSESYKAPRPRFPKVLVLAPTRELAAQIGDSFSTYGKFTRFKHTVVFGGVGQMPQVKALSKGVDSLVATPGRLLDLMEQGHVNLSNVEYFVLDEADRMLDMGFINDVYKVVDLLPQKRQSLFFSATMSPEISKLARKLLSNPAHVEVTPQATTVERIDQFIFFVDSEDKNELLLHLLRGKHLECVLIFTRTKHRANKVTEMLNKNNIPAGAIHGNKSQTHRTKTLQSFKTGELRVLVATDIAARGIDIEDISHVINYDLPNIPESYVHRIGRTARAGADGTAYSFCAADERDFLRDIEDLTNMEIEVAEHNYHSEKARNATGDAARPAPKKQRGRKATPGNKGRGRGRKADGKGKDKDKGSRGNAESKSKGGDARGKKGAGSGRSGDSRSKNTGSKGKPGGSKSGNKTGRSGSSNTGQGRNKSGNRSGQNSGRSGNRN from the coding sequence ATGTCATTTGATAATCTTAATCTAATCTACCCGCTCCAGCGGGCATTGTCCGAAGAGGGCTACGTAGAACCCACTCCCATACAGGAGTTATCCATCCCTCATCTGCTGAACGGCAGGGATATGATCGGGATCGCACAGACCGGTACCGGTAAGACTGCTGCATTCATTTTACCAATTCTTCACAACATGTCTGAGTCCTACAAGGCACCACGTCCGAGATTCCCCAAGGTGCTTGTTCTTGCACCCACAAGGGAGCTTGCAGCACAGATCGGGGATAGCTTTTCCACCTATGGCAAGTTCACCCGTTTCAAGCACACAGTGGTATTCGGTGGCGTTGGGCAGATGCCACAGGTAAAGGCTCTCTCAAAAGGTGTCGATTCCCTTGTGGCCACTCCGGGCAGGCTTCTGGACCTGATGGAGCAGGGACATGTCAATCTCTCGAATGTGGAATATTTCGTACTTGACGAAGCGGACAGGATGCTCGATATGGGTTTCATCAATGATGTGTACAAGGTAGTTGACCTGCTTCCACAAAAACGCCAGTCGCTTTTCTTCTCAGCCACTATGTCACCTGAGATCTCCAAACTCGCCAGAAAATTGCTCAGTAACCCTGCTCATGTAGAGGTCACTCCACAGGCAACAACTGTTGAACGCATAGATCAGTTCATCTTTTTCGTAGATTCAGAGGACAAGAACGAATTACTTTTGCATTTGCTGAGAGGTAAGCATCTGGAATGTGTTCTCATATTTACACGTACAAAGCACCGGGCCAACAAGGTCACAGAGATGCTCAACAAGAATAACATCCCTGCAGGTGCGATCCACGGTAACAAGTCCCAGACCCACCGTACAAAGACCCTCCAGAGCTTCAAGACCGGAGAACTGCGTGTACTGGTTGCAACTGACATAGCTGCCCGTGGAATTGATATTGAGGATATCTCCCATGTGATCAACTACGATCTGCCGAACATCCCTGAAAGCTACGTGCACCGCATAGGACGTACAGCAAGGGCAGGAGCCGATGGTACAGCATACTCCTTCTGTGCAGCTGATGAGCGAGACTTCCTTCGTGATATCGAAGACCTCACCAACATGGAGATCGAGGTCGCTGAGCACAATTATCACTCCGAAAAGGCCCGGAATGCCACAGGAGATGCGGCAAGGCCGGCCCCTAAGAAACAAAGAGGCAGAAAGGCCACTCCTGGAAACAAGGGCAGAGGAAGGGGCAGGAAGGCTGACGGCAAAGGTAAAGATAAGGATAAAGGTAGTCGTGGTAATGCCGAAAGCAAGTCCAAAGGTGGAGATGCCAGAGGCAAAAAGGGAGCTGGTAGTGGCAGATCTGGTGACAGCAGGAGCAAGAACACAGGTTCCAAAGGCAAACCTGGCGGCTCTAAAAGTGGAAACAAGACTGGTCGGTCAGGAAGTTCCAATACCGGGCAGGGCAGGAATAAGAGTGGAAACCGGTCTGGTCAGAACTCCGGCAGGTCCGGTAATCGCAATTGA
- a CDS encoding TRAM domain-containing protein, which yields MEPTAPVEAGETYDVTIEDIAREGDGIARVSGFVIFVPAAKVGDEVTIKVTKVMRKFAFGELV from the coding sequence ATGGAACCAACTGCACCAGTAGAAGCTGGCGAAACATACGACGTGACAATTGAAGATATCGCAAGAGAAGGCGACGGAATTGCTAGAGTAAGCGGTTTTGTAATCTTTGTCCCTGCTGCAAAGGTCGGCGACGAAGTGACAATCAAAGTCACCAAGGTCATGAGAAAGTTCGCATTTGGCGAATTAGTATAA
- a CDS encoding ABC transporter ATP-binding protein, with protein MIVVKDLKRFYGSGETTVKALNGVSFEIKKGQFVAIMGASGSGKTTILRILALLDDATSGEYTIRGLQVSNLPEAERSYYRLTQVGYVFQDYALINEMTAAENVYVLSMMEGKSKKESYETALEALDKVGLKGKDDRIPDELSGGEKQRVAIARAIAKKPDIMFADEPCANLDTRNSKQVLEVFKDLNDNYGQTIIMVTHEPWHVEYVDRVITLEDGKLVSDELTEESGSE; from the coding sequence ATGATCGTTGTGAAAGACCTCAAAAGGTTTTATGGGTCAGGTGAGACCACTGTAAAGGCTCTTAATGGTGTTTCTTTCGAAATAAAGAAAGGGCAATTCGTAGCGATAATGGGGGCATCCGGTAGTGGCAAGACAACAATCCTGAGGATTCTGGCATTACTGGATGATGCAACGAGTGGAGAATACACCATTAGGGGATTGCAGGTTTCCAATCTTCCTGAAGCAGAACGAAGTTATTACCGGCTGACGCAGGTTGGTTATGTGTTCCAGGATTATGCACTCATTAACGAAATGACGGCTGCAGAAAATGTCTATGTTCTTTCTATGATGGAAGGAAAATCAAAAAAGGAGTCTTATGAAACTGCTCTTGAAGCACTGGACAAGGTTGGTCTGAAAGGCAAAGACGACAGGATCCCCGATGAGCTCTCGGGCGGAGAAAAGCAAAGAGTAGCAATTGCAAGGGCCATTGCAAAGAAACCCGATATAATGTTCGCTGACGAGCCCTGCGCGAACCTGGACACCAGGAACTCGAAGCAGGTCCTTGAAGTTTTCAAGGACCTGAATGACAACTATGGCCAGACAATTATAATGGTAACACATGAACCCTGGCATGTTGAGTATGTCGACAGGGTGATAACTCTTGAAGATGGGAAGTTGGTAAGTGACGAGCTAACAGAAGAAAGCGGGAGTGAATGA
- a CDS encoding ABC transporter permease → MIDDIRVGALIAASTVKRGNKKTLMFIVFVLSLIFMNLVFLPSMIGGMMVLFTGYMQDYPYGDVVIEPSGDNTYINNADGVLQKVRAVEGVRAATKRLDVGASIEHKQNVVGVTLTGLVPTEEYEISRYPYIITEGDFLGDLSRDEIILGAAIAGTSPVFGEIYDDLGEVRAGSLVEVTYSNGVKRTYKVKGIMEGTFELVDLNALVHYKEIEDVYGLEGGKATSVVVRVDQPESEDQVKEKIRDAGVNEEVFTWADKSETLIKQAMQSMGAIDTMSKFVSLIVGAALILIIIYINILNRKKEIGILKAVGITPRSIVLSYAFLSMFYVSLGIFAGLILYLSLMLYFQANPVIFYETMEIRPVIDPMLLIQSIVTMLTLSVIAGTLPAWSVSRESILKAIWGR, encoded by the coding sequence ATGATAGATGATATCAGGGTGGGAGCTCTCATTGCAGCAAGTACTGTAAAAAGAGGGAACAAAAAAACACTGATGTTCATAGTTTTTGTTCTCTCGCTCATTTTTATGAACTTGGTGTTCCTCCCATCAATGATCGGAGGAATGATGGTTCTATTTACCGGGTATATGCAGGACTACCCTTACGGGGATGTTGTCATTGAACCATCAGGCGACAACACCTATATCAATAATGCCGATGGCGTCTTGCAGAAGGTCCGGGCTGTGGAAGGAGTAAGGGCTGCAACAAAGAGACTGGATGTGGGGGCATCTATTGAGCATAAACAGAATGTTGTAGGTGTAACTTTAACGGGTTTGGTTCCGACGGAAGAGTATGAAATTTCGCGATACCCGTATATTATCACTGAAGGCGATTTTTTAGGTGATCTTTCCAGGGATGAAATTATACTTGGTGCTGCAATTGCAGGTACAAGTCCGGTTTTTGGAGAAATTTATGATGACCTGGGTGAAGTCAGGGCAGGATCGCTTGTTGAAGTAACGTATAGCAATGGCGTAAAAAGGACCTATAAGGTCAAAGGTATTATGGAAGGAACATTTGAACTTGTTGACCTCAATGCTCTGGTTCACTACAAAGAGATCGAAGATGTTTATGGTCTGGAAGGGGGTAAAGCCACCAGTGTAGTTGTAAGGGTTGACCAGCCGGAGAGTGAAGATCAGGTTAAGGAAAAAATAAGAGATGCCGGGGTGAATGAGGAGGTTTTCACGTGGGCTGATAAATCAGAGACTCTCATAAAGCAGGCAATGCAAAGCATGGGTGCTATTGATACCATGTCCAAGTTTGTGAGCCTTATCGTAGGAGCAGCATTGATACTGATCATAATCTATATCAACATACTTAACAGGAAGAAAGAGATCGGCATTTTAAAAGCAGTAGGCATCACCCCGAGATCGATAGTATTGTCCTATGCTTTCCTTAGCATGTTCTATGTTTCCCTGGGGATTTTCGCGGGATTGATCCTATACCTGTCACTTATGCTTTACTTCCAGGCGAATCCGGTGATATTCTATGAGACCATGGAAATAAGGCCCGTGATCGATCCTATGTTGCTGATCCAGAGCATAGTTACCATGCTTACACTTTCAGTGATAGCCGGAACACTTCCTGCATGGAGTGTATCAAGAGAGAGCATACTCAAAGCCATATGGGGTAGATGA
- a CDS encoding COG1361 S-layer family protein yields MNPNVRPLCLLLLVLAVAITGATAASADDSFTGGIICLNAEIKELSPSSVGIDEEFTLAIDLESCGSEAPKDITFEIISIPPDIIVTEDLVTRIAEFSYPSSERNLIYHMRTTPDANPGPHIIKMKLTYANKELETTKYYEVDVSVTGEDAEPRISSVTTNPEYIYEGDTVDLTLGIENFGEAIAKSVSVSVDHDFKGIKNSTIGTLGLNGGQTALFKFKADSAGEFNIPVIIRYEDDFGIQQDEYDITITVLDKKGSLHLASVKVDPVIPSVDDTVELTMRIENSGDRRINSIRVYADHPFMGLKESFIGTLDPNEDGPAVITFIADEAGEYEIPVTITYIDDFGEEQVETKVSIIVMESNSRAGTVLLALLVLAVIGGLVYYNYRMKRSKDEIIKQLMEGSNNPAGKKVEEETEIEDEE; encoded by the coding sequence ATGAATCCGAATGTAAGACCTTTATGTTTGTTACTGCTCGTTCTTGCTGTTGCTATAACCGGAGCAACAGCAGCATCAGCAGACGATTCTTTTACTGGTGGGATAATATGTCTAAATGCAGAGATAAAGGAACTAAGCCCCAGTTCGGTAGGCATCGATGAAGAGTTCACCCTTGCCATCGATCTTGAGAGCTGCGGTTCCGAAGCTCCTAAAGATATTACCTTTGAGATCATCAGCATCCCTCCGGATATCATCGTCACAGAAGATCTTGTAACCAGAATTGCTGAATTCTCATACCCTTCAAGCGAAAGGAATCTGATATACCACATGAGGACAACCCCGGATGCAAATCCCGGCCCTCATATAATCAAGATGAAACTGACATATGCAAATAAAGAGCTTGAGACCACGAAGTATTATGAGGTCGATGTCAGTGTGACAGGTGAGGATGCCGAACCAAGGATCTCTTCCGTCACCACCAATCCTGAGTATATCTATGAAGGGGATACTGTCGACCTGACACTGGGTATAGAGAACTTCGGTGAAGCAATCGCAAAATCCGTATCTGTTAGTGTGGATCATGATTTCAAAGGCATTAAGAATTCTACTATCGGAACCCTTGGCCTGAATGGTGGTCAAACTGCATTGTTCAAGTTCAAAGCAGACAGTGCCGGTGAATTCAACATCCCTGTCATCATCAGGTATGAAGACGATTTCGGAATACAGCAGGATGAATACGACATTACGATAACCGTGCTTGACAAAAAAGGAAGCCTGCATCTTGCTTCTGTAAAGGTGGATCCTGTAATTCCTTCTGTTGATGACACTGTGGAGCTGACCATGAGGATAGAGAACTCCGGAGACCGCAGGATCAATTCGATCAGGGTCTATGCCGACCATCCGTTCATGGGCTTAAAAGAATCCTTTATCGGAACCCTTGATCCCAATGAGGATGGTCCTGCAGTTATCACTTTCATAGCTGATGAAGCAGGGGAGTATGAGATCCCTGTTACCATTACCTATATCGACGATTTTGGCGAAGAGCAGGTCGAAACAAAGGTCAGTATTATTGTCATGGAAAGCAACAGTCGTGCAGGAACAGTTCTGTTGGCCCTGCTTGTTCTGGCAGTTATCGGAGGACTGGTTTACTATAACTACAGGATGAAAAGGTCAAAGGATGAGATCATCAAGCAGTTAATGGAAGGTAGCAATAATCCTGCTGGCAAGAAAGTAGAAGAAGAAACTGAAATTGAAGATGAAGAATAA